The following are from one region of the Haliaeetus albicilla chromosome 24, bHalAlb1.1, whole genome shotgun sequence genome:
- the MRPS25 gene encoding small ribosomal subunit protein mS25: MPMKGRFPIRRTLQYLGQGDVIFKSSVKVMTVNYNTAGELSEGARKFVFFNIPQIQYKNPWVQIMLFRNMTPSPFLRFYLDNGEQVLVDVEDKTNKEITEHIKKILGKSKETLEKEERERKKLSHPATFGPKKYHLRECMCEIEGQVPCPAFVPLPKEMRGKYKAAMKNEASA; this comes from the exons ATGCCGATGAAAGGCCGGTTCCCCATCAGGCGGACGCTGCAGTACCTCGGCCAGGGCGACGTTATCTTCAAGAGCTCGGTGAAGGTGATGACGGTGAACTACAACACGGCGGGAGAGCTGAGCGAGGGGGCGAG aAAGTTTGTGTTTTTCAACATCCCCCAGATCCAGTACAAGAACCCCTGGGTGCAGATCATGCTGTTCCGGAACATGACCCCCTCGCCCTTCCTCCGCTTCTACCTGG ACAACGGAGAACAAGTTTTGGTGGACGTGGAAGATAAAACCAACAAAGAGATAACTGAGCACATTAAAAAGATCTTGGGGAAAAGCAA AGAAACActtgaaaaagaggaaagagaaaggaaaaaactatCACATCCAGCAACTTTTGGGCCCAAGAAGTATCATCTGCGAGAATGCATGTGTGAAATTGAAGGCCAAGTTCCCTGCCCTGCTTTTGTGCCACTGCCCAAAGAGATGAGGGGAAAATATAAAGCTGCTATGAAGAACGAAGCATCAGCCTGA